Proteins encoded together in one Triticum dicoccoides isolate Atlit2015 ecotype Zavitan chromosome 7B, WEW_v2.0, whole genome shotgun sequence window:
- the LOC119341573 gene encoding uncharacterized protein LOC119341573: MASPPPSPPPLASIPIPDELLEEIFLRLPTPDAVARASGACTSFRRVIKGRAFRRQLRTLHRPPLLGFMDAAGFHPAQAPHPSAPLARALASCTADFSFVPAVVSSSSYLVPPGVQDDDGEGPRWRPCDVRDGRVLLVWTSLMLTKRERFNAAKLHLAVCDPLCSRYVLLPTIPQDLAAQPQDLLREFQPVLAPCTGDDGQEEPFKVICIARYQTKLVLFVFPSTTMRWCMAESPIFPSLKHMSCFDCVRGCFYWTEPYGWSDHLMVLDTRTLRFSIIDNLTGYHAELSDLPDQSFGYRRANALVMGREGALEMFSLVCQHGSFAIYHTSLQNNSQEWKLEKIIQLPGQYHDYNISTVGAAEGFLFFRGAPEGIHIGNVDSYSMEVKTYEITKVCTEMDNIYNPRRALPFFSFPPLLSEPTI, translated from the coding sequence AtggcgtcgccgccgccgtcgccgccgccgctggccTCCATCCCCATCCCCGACGAGCTCCTGGAGGAGATCTTCCTCCGCCTGCCCACCCCGGACGCGGTCGCCCGCGCCTCCGGCGCCTGCACCTCCTTCCGCCGCGTCATCAAAGGTCGCGCCTTCCGCCGCCAACTCCGCACGCTGCATCGCCCTCCCCTCCTCGGCTTCATGGACGCGGCCGGATTCCACCCCGCCCAGGCGCCGCACCCCTCCGCCCcgctcgcccgcgccctcgcctccTGCACCGCGGATTTCTCCTTCGTCCCGGCCGTCGTTTCTTCTTCCTCCTACTTGGTCCCGCCGGGCGTCCAAGACGACGACGGGGAAGGCCCCCGCTGGCGCCCCTGCGACGTCCGCGACGGCCGCGTCCTCCTCGTTTGGACCTCCCTCATGTTGACCAAACGGGAGCGGTTCAATGCTGCCAAGCTCCACCTCGCCGTCTGTGACCCCCTGTGCAGCAGATACGTGCTGCTTCCAACAATACCTCAGGACCTCGCCGCCCAGCCGCAGGATCTCCTTCGGGAATTCCAGCCCGTGCTTGCTCCCTGCACCGGCGACGACGGCCAAGAGGAGCCCTTCAAGGTGATATGCATAGCAAGATACCAAACGAAGCTGGTCCTCTTTGTGTTCCCCTCTACAACTATGCGATGGTGTATGGCGGAGTCTCCTATTTTCCCTTCTTtgaaacacatgtcttgttttgactgcGTGCGTGGCTGCTTCTACTGGACAGAGCCTTATGGCTGGAGTGACCATTTGATGGTGCTGGACACGCGCACTTTGAGGTTTTCGATTATCGATAACCTCACTGGCTACCATGCGGAGCTCAGTGATCTTCCTGACCAGAGCTTTGGTTATCGTCGCGCAAATGCCCTTGTTATGGGCCGAGAAGGAGCCCTTGAGATGTTTTCTCTTGTGTGTCAACACGGGTCATTTGCCATCTACCATACCTCTCTGCAGAATAATTCCCAAGAATGGAAGCTAGAGAAGATTATACAGCTGCCTGGGCAGTATCATGACTATAACATTTCCACGGTGGGTGCAGCCGAGGGATTCTTGTTCTTCCGAGGCGCTCCAGAAGGTATTCATATTGGGAATGTGGATTCTTACTCAATGGAGGTCAAGACTTATGAAATTACCAAAGTCTGTACGGAGATGGACAATATCTACAATCCCAGACGCGCCCTACCATTCTTTAGCTTCCCACCGCTGTTATCGGAACCAACTATCTGA